A window of Cohnella herbarum contains these coding sequences:
- a CDS encoding substrate-binding domain-containing protein — protein MKKSLSLMLVLLLAFMLAACGNDKDNSGGNASGSPADEGGNGKKIVIGVSILNLANEFTATLAKGIEEKGKELGVKIIINDGQKDPNKQIQQVETFIAQKVDAIIFNPIEAEASSPAVDKAKEAGIPIINVNSVTKSAPDAFVGSRDQESAKMAIDYLAERLGSKGNIVMMHGHLGQSAEIDRTEGAVESLKTYPDMKLIAEQTAEWNRDKALTLMQNWLQAHDGQIQGVFAQNDEMGMGALKALEDAGVKKDIVLVSVDAIADALQAVKDGRLDATVFQNAAAQGGGALETALKIINKETFEKEVFVPFELVTKDNVDQYLK, from the coding sequence ATGAAAAAGAGTTTAAGTTTGATGTTGGTATTATTGCTGGCATTCATGCTGGCGGCTTGCGGCAACGATAAAGACAATTCTGGCGGTAACGCGTCCGGCTCCCCTGCTGACGAAGGCGGCAACGGCAAAAAAATCGTCATCGGCGTCAGTATTCTGAACTTGGCGAACGAATTTACGGCAACGCTGGCTAAAGGAATCGAAGAGAAGGGAAAGGAATTGGGCGTCAAGATTATCATCAATGACGGACAGAAAGATCCGAACAAACAAATTCAGCAAGTGGAAACTTTTATCGCGCAGAAGGTAGATGCCATTATTTTTAACCCGATCGAAGCCGAAGCTTCGTCTCCGGCGGTGGATAAGGCGAAAGAGGCGGGCATTCCGATCATTAACGTCAACTCGGTAACGAAATCCGCGCCGGACGCGTTCGTCGGATCCAGAGACCAAGAGTCCGCGAAAATGGCGATCGATTATCTCGCCGAGAGACTCGGTTCCAAAGGCAATATCGTGATGATGCACGGCCATCTAGGCCAATCGGCGGAAATCGATCGGACGGAAGGCGCGGTTGAATCTCTGAAAACGTACCCCGACATGAAGCTGATCGCGGAGCAGACCGCCGAGTGGAACCGCGATAAGGCGCTGACTTTGATGCAGAACTGGCTTCAAGCGCACGACGGTCAAATTCAAGGCGTATTCGCTCAGAACGACGAGATGGGCATGGGCGCGTTGAAGGCGCTGGAAGACGCGGGCGTTAAGAAAGACATCGTTCTCGTCAGCGTGGACGCGATCGCGGATGCCCTGCAAGCGGTGAAAGACGGACGACTGGACGCGACGGTATTCCAGAACGCGGCGGCGCAAGGCGGCGGAGCGCTGGAGACGGCTCTGAAAATCATCAACAAAGAAACGTTCGAGAAAGAAGTGTTCGTACCGTTCGAGCTCGTGACCAAAGACAACGTAGATCAATACTTGAAGTAA
- a CDS encoding ABC transporter permease, with translation MGQTIKATFTGDLLRKYGLLLALVLLCAVFASMSPVFMTERNLLNVLNQVSINAILAIGVTFVILIGGIDLGLGSYVALTGCLAALFASSGDGLFIPILLGILGGLLIGFVNGIMVTKGKLAPFIVTLGMMTIARGGALVVSDGRPISNLSPSFNAIGGTFLGIQIPVLIVLVIFLISLFVLNKTVFGRYVYAVGGNEEAARASGISVHRIKLYVYILCGALAGVAGIIQTARIETGQPNIGVGYELDAIAAVVIGGTSLSGGSGRITGTIIGALIIGVINNGLDLLNVPSYYQQIIKGLIIVGALLIDRKS, from the coding sequence ATGGGCCAAACGATTAAAGCAACTTTCACAGGCGATCTGTTAAGAAAATACGGGTTATTGCTCGCATTGGTGCTCTTATGTGCCGTATTCGCCTCCATGTCTCCAGTGTTCATGACCGAACGTAATCTGCTCAACGTGCTTAACCAAGTTTCCATTAATGCCATTCTAGCCATCGGCGTAACCTTCGTCATTCTCATCGGGGGCATCGATCTCGGTCTCGGCTCCTACGTCGCGTTAACCGGATGTTTAGCCGCCTTATTCGCCAGTTCGGGGGACGGCTTGTTCATCCCGATCCTGCTCGGTATTCTGGGTGGGCTGCTTATCGGGTTCGTGAACGGAATTATGGTAACCAAAGGAAAACTCGCCCCGTTCATCGTCACCTTGGGCATGATGACGATCGCGAGAGGAGGCGCGCTCGTCGTCAGCGACGGCCGGCCGATTTCCAATCTTTCTCCGTCTTTTAACGCAATCGGCGGCACATTCCTAGGCATTCAGATCCCGGTTCTTATCGTATTGGTTATTTTCCTCATTTCCTTGTTCGTCTTGAACAAGACGGTGTTCGGCCGATACGTGTACGCGGTTGGCGGCAACGAAGAAGCGGCCAGGGCGTCGGGCATCAGCGTTCATCGAATCAAGCTATACGTGTACATTCTGTGCGGGGCATTGGCAGGCGTTGCCGGCATTATCCAAACGGCTCGCATCGAGACCGGCCAGCCGAACATCGGCGTCGGTTACGAGCTTGACGCGATCGCGGCGGTCGTTATCGGCGGAACGAGCTTGTCGGGCGGTTCGGGAAGAATCACGGGCACGATCATCGGCGCGCTCATTATAGGGGTCATTAACAACGGCTTGGATTTGCTCAACGTTCCTTCCTATTACCAACAGATCATCAAAGGTTTGATTATCGTCGGAGCGTTGCTGATCGACCGGAAATCTTGA